From Brassica oleracea var. oleracea cultivar TO1000 chromosome C3, BOL, whole genome shotgun sequence, a single genomic window includes:
- the LOC106336124 gene encoding nuclear receptor coactivator 7, whose translation MHALKDKVSQKLSNLFADSPSQSASPRHSLTDSPKASAKSFTSYFSFGARNENEDSESESFPPPPPIRTDSYESVENCKQEEDCKKNQSSSTTVGNDDYEGEMKELTESSAFISADLCEFLHACLPNIVRGCKWVLLYSTLKHGISLRTLLRKSAELPGPCLLVAGDKQGAVFGAMLECPLTTTPKRKYQGTSQTFLFTTIYGQPRIFRPTGANRYYYMCMNEFLAFGGGGSFALCLDEDLLKATSGPSETFGNECLASSTEFELKNVELWGFAHASQYLSS comes from the exons ATGCACGCTCTAAAGGACAAAGTCTCCCAGAAGCTTTCGAATCTCTTCGCCGATTCCCCTTCCCAATCTGCATCTCCTCGCCATTCCCTCACCGATTCTCCAAAG GCTTCAGCGAAATCGTTTACTTCGTATTTCTCATTTGGTGCTCGAAACGAGAACGAAGATTCCGAATCTGAATCATTTCCTCCTCCTCCTCCAATTAGAACAGACAGCTACGAGTCTGTTGAGAATTGCAAACAAGAAGAAGATTGCAAAAAGAACCAATCTTCTTCGACAACGGTAGGCAATGATGACTACGAAGGAGAGATGAAGGAGTTAACAGAGAGCTCTGCTTTTATCTCTGCTGACTTGTGCGAGTTCTTGCACGCGTGTCTTCCCAATATCGTTAGGGGATGCAAATGGGTCTTGCTATACAG TACGTTGAAGCATGGGATATCGCTTCGTACGCTTCTGCGTAAAAGTGCTGAGCTTCCTGGTCCTTGTTTGCTG GTTGCTGGAGACAAACAAGGTGCGGTTTTTGGTGCTATGCTGGAATGTCCGTTAACAACTACTCCTAAGAGGAAGTATCAG GGTACAAGCCAGACATTCTTGTTCACAACTATTTATGGTCAACCACGCATATTTAGACCTACCG GTGCCAACCGATATTACTACATGTGCATGAATGAGTTTTTGGCGTTTGGAGGTGGAGGAAGCTTTGCGCTATGTTTAGACGAAGATTT GTTAAAAGCAACAAGTGGACCTTCTGAAACATTTGGCAACGAATGCTTAGCTAGCAGCACAGAGTTTGAGTTGAAGAATGTCGAG CTTTGGGGATTTGCGCATGCGTCTCAGTACCTCTCCTCCTGA
- the LOC106336125 gene encoding protein PROTON GRADIENT REGULATION 5, chloroplastic: MAAAASLSASQGLLGTSFYGGWGSSICGEDYHTMLAKTTAPRQHFAKLSRKPIRVQPMMKNVNEGKGLFAPLVVVTRNIVGKKRFNQLRGKAIALHSQVITEFCKSIGADAKQRQGLIRLAKKNGERLGFLA; this comes from the exons ATGGCTGCTGCTGCTTCACTTTCTGCGAGTCAAGGTTTACTAGGAACTTCATTCTATGGAGGTTGGGGAAGTTCAATCTGCGGCGAGGATTACCACACCATGCTCGCCAAAACAACTGCGCCACGGCAACACTTTGCAAAACTCTCACGGAAACCCATCAGAGTACAGCCAATGATGAAGAATGTCAACGAAGGCAAAGGCTTATTCGCTCCTCTAGTCGTTGTCACCAGGAACATAGTAGGCAAGAAGAGGTTTAATCAGCTTAGAGGCAAAGCCATTGCTTTACACTCTCAG GTGATTACAGAGTTCTGCAAATCGATAGGAGCTGATGCAAAGCAGAGACAAGGATTGATTAGGCTTGCTAAGAAGAATGGAGAGAGGCTTGGCTTCCTGGCTTGA
- the LOC106330390 gene encoding autophagy-related protein 8d yields the protein MIDDESDGNEHGGECYASHFLKVHLVRYPNSTFSKPSFSIIFFLSLSLSAKRVQLWRSVPSSKSILSVIVERAEKSDVPDIDKKKYLVPADLTVGQFVYVVRKRIKLSPEKAIFIFVKNVLPPTAAIMSAIYEEHKDEDGFLYMSYSGENTFGIF from the exons TGCTATGCTAGTCATTTTCTGAAAG TGCATCTCGTTCGATATCCCAATTCGACGTTTAGCAAACCCTCCTTCTCAATTATCTTCTTCCTCTCCCTCTCTCTCTCAGCGAAACGCGTGCAGTTATGGCGATCAGTTCCTTCAAGCAAGAGCATCCTCTCG GTCATTGTGGAAAGAGCCGAAAAGAGTGATGTCCCTGATATTGATAAGAAAAA GTACTTGGTCCCAGCTGATCTGACTGTTGGTCAGTTTGTTTATGTTGTACGCAAGCGTATCAAGCTTAGTCCTGAGAAAGCCATCTTCATTTTCGTCAAGAACGTTCTTCCACCTACTG CTGCGATAATGTCTGCGATTTATGAAGAGCACAAAGACGAAGACGGGTTTCTCTACATGAGTTACAGTGGCGAGAACACGTTCGGGATCTTCTAA